From the Glandiceps talaboti chromosome 10, keGlaTala1.1, whole genome shotgun sequence genome, one window contains:
- the LOC144441326 gene encoding phosphatidylinositol polyphosphate 5-phosphatase type IV-like encodes MENLHLTPYMDSGNESSDEDEDVQTMSVSSPPSWKEDSRLSRLPHGSAALSPIRGIDRPDTLLQSRGNAGPNGTRFSESFSSNNADRLTGRTPQFSRDSLLAGRSLNSGQKHVLTPLDGSDNVMSSTDTTVPVRNTRPMMPTEVSSPRRQHSTGNLFVDTVETKETISEEKDNLENKNPVIESSEDESESGEETDEEEEYFSGEKDEGQSDEEKQMSGDKDENTMSDASDDDDDDKLEYHPEPRLNQTMPEMREPQYDTLAPLSQTLRINSAPLSEPLNRPADSISQKSFMSTSIIPAISSKAARMKSFLTGGLRNVGSLLGTEELERHFPDRQVKIYIATWNMHEEKLLPKSIEDLLIPEDIDYLADFYVIGLQEATPFKDEWEIKIQETLGPSHVQLHSASFGVLHLVIFVRREYIWFCSPVEEDTIATRPGSMIKTKGAIGLSFNFFGTSFIFISSHFTSDEGKVNERVEDFRKICQGLQLPKEIPVMYPYQSERNDVTTKFDYVFWCGDLNFRLTKSREEVDKILASMKKQSSPDYEDLVQYDQLNAEIEKGNIFKGFKEEPIRFYPSYKFDLNSDNYDSSPKTRIPSYTDRVLCKSRKPNDMKILTYNSCNSIKISDHRPVYATIQVRIRPGKDGMPLSGGIFNRNVFMEGYKRRTEKSRKHQKNSSVCSIQ; translated from the exons ATGGAAAACCTGCATTTGACACCTTACATGGATTCTGGAAATGAAAGTagtgatgaagatgaagatgtaCAGACAATGTCTGTATCATCACCACCAAGTTGGAAAGAAGACTCGAGGTTGTCTAGGTTACC aCATGGCAGTGCAGCATTATCACCAATACGTGGTATAGATAGACCtgatacattgttgcaaagTAGAGGAAATGCTGGCCCAAATGGTACAAGGTTCAGTGAGTCATTTTCTAGTAACAATGCTGACAGACTGACTGGAAGAACTCcacagttttcaagagacaGTTTACTAGCTGGAAGATCACTGAATTCAGGACAAAAACATGTATTGACTCCTCTGGATGGTAGTGACAATGTAATGTCATCTACTGACACTACAGTCCCTGTAAGGAATACAAGACCAATGATGCCAACTGAAGTATCATCACCAAGGAGACAACACAGTACTGGTAATCTGTTTGTTGATACCGTGGAAACAAAGGAGACAATCAGTGAAGAGAAAGATAACTTGGAGAATAAAAATCCAGTGATTGAATCATCTGAAGATGAATCAGAATCTGGAGAAGAGACTGATGAAGAAGAGGAATATTTTTCTGGAGAAAAAGATGAGGGGCAAAGTGATGAAGAAAAACAAATGTCTGGAGACAAAGATGAAAATACTATGAGTGATGcatctgatgatgatgatgatgataaactTGAATATCATCCAGAGCCAAGACTTAACCAGACAATGCCAGAGATGCGTGAACCTCAATATGACACATTGGCACCACTATCACAAACATTGAGAATAAACTCAGCTCCATTGTCAGAACCACTGAACAGGCCTGCTGACTCAATATCACAGAAGTCATTCATGTCAACCAGTATCATACCTGCTATATCAAGTAAAGCAGCAAGAATGAA GAGTTTCTTAACTGGTGGACTTCGAAATGTTGGTTCTTTACTTGGTACTGAAGAATTAGAGAGACATTTTCCTGACAGACAAGTCAAGATATACATAGCAACTTGGAACATGCATGAGGAAAAA CTTCTCCCCAAGAGTATAGAAGACCTACTAATACCTGAAGATATTGACTATTTAGCCGACTTTTATGTCATTGGTTTACAGGAAGCTACCCCCTTTAA AGATGAATGGGAAATAAAAATTCAAGAGACTTTAGGACCATCCCATGTACAGTTACATTCCGCATCATTTGGTGTTCTACATTTAGTCATTTTTGTCAGAAGAGAGTACATTTGGTTTTGTTCTC CTGTGGAAGAAGataccatagcaacaagaccagggtctatgattaaaacaaaG GGTGCAATTGGCTTATCATTTAATTTCTTTGGTacttcatttatattcatatcatctcattttacat CTGATGAAGGTAAAGTTAATGAACGTGTAGAAGACTTCAGAAAGATTTGTCAAGGCCTACAACTGCCAAAAGAAATACCAGTTATGTACCCATATCAAAGTGAAAGAA ACGATGTGACCACTAAGTTTGATTATGTATTCTGGTGTGGAGATTTGAATTTTCGACTGACAAAGAGTCGTGAAGAAGTAGACAAAATACTTGCTTCAATGAAGAAACAGTCATCACCAGACTATGAGGATTTAGTTCAATATGACCAGCTAAATGCTGAAATAGAGAAAG GCAATATATTCAAAGGATTCAAAGAGGAACCAATTCGGTTTTATCCGTCATACAAGTTTGATTTGAACAGCGATAACTATGATAGTTCACCCAAAACCAGAATACCCTCATACACA GACCGTGTACTGTGTAAATCAAGGAAACCAAATGACATGAAAATTCTAACATATAATTCATGTAACAGTATCAAAATATCCGACCACAGACCTGTTTATGCGACAATTCAGGTCAGAATAAGACCTGGCAAAGATGG TATGCCACTATCTGGTGGAATATTTAACAGGAATGTCTTCATGGAAG GGTACAAGCGGCGAACAGAAAAATCAAGGAAACATCAGAAGAACAGTTCTGTTTGCAGTATTCAGTAG